Below is a window of Pelobates fuscus isolate aPelFus1 chromosome 13, aPelFus1.pri, whole genome shotgun sequence DNA.
tttaacttcaGGGAGCACAGGCTGTTAATATGACGGGCTGCGTTTAATATTGATTTACCCCTGCACTGTCATTTAAAACATAAACCCAGAACAGTTGAATCATACTTTTTGCTATTGactattcaaagaaaaaaaaaaaaccaaaacaagacaaaacagggATTGTACATGCATACAACACACTCTTTCTTTTGGACAGTGCAAAGCCTGGAGCGCACAGCTGTGAGTCTGCATTTATTTCTCAATTTGGCACCTAGAGTATCATTGAAATAGCAGCTGTGAATAGAAGCAGAACATCGTGTAATAAAGAAGAGACCGGGAGGTGCAGAATATGTCAGACAGAACACCGATTTTACCAAAGCACTGTAACAGCCCACTTCACAGAGTCGTTCAATCCCTGGGAATCAGAAGAGAATCACAGAGATTAACTCCATgggggtttatatatatatatatatatatatagtgttgaaTTAGAGATTGTAACCGTATTAGCCccgtgatgcagatgtaaaataacagatggaATTAGTATATTGTAAGACCTTTTTGATTGCACTGCAAAATTCCAAAAATCTGTTAGTTCAATTAAAAAGTGTTGCAAAATACAAATGTAATCTGTtctgttacaaatatatattaggCTTGCGATTCATCCGAATTTTGGGCAACCGGCAGTTTGTCTGAAATCCCTGATTCTGAAGcattaaatatagaaacatagaatgtgacggcaaataagaaccattcggcccatctagtctgcccaatatttcgaaatacttttaattagtccctggccttatcttaagtctaggatagccttatgcctatcccccgcatgcttaaactccctcactgtgttaaactctacaacttcagctggaaggctattccatgcatcctctaccctctcggtaaagtaataTACTATAGTAATATATTATAAGGAAGGTTACGAAACAAACCGTTTTGGTTGTTTTGTGATTTGCAGTTCTGTTTGTGGTGACGAAAAACCCTATAACAATTTATCAATTTTCATGCCATTTTGGTTTTTGAAAATAGTTTTTCCCAAAACATTTGCATGGAGAAAAATCGTCCTAACCAAAACATTACATCCAGAATTGGCCAAATTGCCCAAAACTAAAGAGTCCTAAAGAGTGACACTTGAGGTATGCatataaatctttttattttttatttacttaatattttattgaggcataaaggaAAAATACATCACAGCATGCACATGTATACATCAGACCAATACTTTGCAGAAAGACTATAGCAATGCTATAATGTAAACAGAGTAATACTGCCTCATTTGTCATTGAGTAAAATGTCAAGTAAGATAGAGCTACATAAAAACAAACGATAAATGCTCATAAATAATTCAAATTATGAgtggaagatatatatatatatacaggtagtgatcagcactctcggACTTTTGAAGGttaaaacttacagtttattAGTAATCTATTAAAAATAAGATCAAAGTTTCAGGATAAGATTACTaataaactgtaagttttaaCCTTCAAAAGTccgagagtgctgatcactaCCTGTATATATTTGAATTTTCCTGGATTTTAAGCACCCCGGCAAACAGTTcactaaagcgtgagtgcaaggactttctacattttgttatatatagatagatagatagatagatagaccgatagatagatagatagatagatagatagatagatagatagatagatagatagacagatagatagatagatagaccgatagatagatagatagatagatagatagatagatagatagaccgatagatagatagatagaccgatagatagatagatagatagatagaccgatagatagatagatagatagaccgatagatagaccgatagatagatagaccgatagatagatagatagatagatagatagatagatagaccgatagatagatagatagaccgatagatagatagatagatagaccgatagatagatagatagatagaccgatagatagatagatagatagatagatatagataataAAGAATTACCGGCACTCCTGGATTTCAACAACAATACGGTTTAAAATAAGTGTGGCTGGGCACCCGGTATCATTTGGCTGGAGGTAGGAGTGCAAAAGTTtggatttttttcatatatatatatatgcaaaaaccaaaaaggttacagtggggaaaaattgtgattgaaaaccccttccacctgaagtctgtggatagtcaatacattggtaaacaaaaaatctgcacaccagtcaagccataagacttgcttttcccacatggaatgaggcaaaaatgtgcttctttgttaaactaatttgcatatgcccacccagaatgtgggaaaagcaagtcttatggcttgactggtgtgaatatttttgtttaacattgtattaactatcccatatatatatattaaatatgggAGTATGAGAGACATATGATAGTGTACAAGATGTGCAGAGTCAATAGCACCATGTGATAGCATGTTATATGATAAGTTCAaggaaacgtgtattcctgacattatagccATAAAAACATAGTTTAGTTCCCCACCCCCTGTTAGAAAAGTAAAAGTTGATTTTGctccccttatttccagcgcctctTGGGTCTCGTCATAGCTGGAACCTTCCAGTTCTGCCTGCTTGGCTAAGATCATCTtcttataggaaaacattgggaagctattgtgcatgcgcagcaaaatgctgCCCTACGCCAGTCAGAATCTCCTCGTAGAAGTGCTTTGAAGCACACTgtgctgcactgacacaggaagcatctccagtggccacctgagtgactgccactagaggtgtgttctcTTGGACAGTGGGACAATTAACAAAACAAGGAAAAATTGTGCAAGTAAGTCTAACCCTACTAACATCTGACAGCTCTTCGACTGAAAATGGGGTGTGCTGTGTTAAAGATAAACATCCCAAATTTGTAGAGTTCTATTAATTTCAAACATACTTATTTAGTCGTGCATGTTCTAATTTATATGTATACTGCTGAGATACCCCACGTGCAGCCAGTGCCACATTCAGCCATAGAGCGAAAGGTGTATATGCACCAGGTTGCACATGCACAGAGCACTGTTTAAAGAGAAACCCATGGTTATAGCAATGCTTGCTCTTTTTTCCTAGAGGGAAGAGCTGTGGCAGTCAGTATcttgacttttttttatattttataatgggCTGCCATGCAATGATTTGCACGATGCAGAGCCATCGTCACTAGAAATAAACTCCCTAGCACATGGCAGCCTGTACTGTACGTTTGTTCTACCACATCCTGTATATTCAGTTGCTTGAAGTGGCTGTAACAAAACAAAGAATCTATTTTAGAGGGTTATGTTAAACCCCAGAGCAGTTACGTGACTCATTAAAAAAGACTCGATACCCAGATAGATACGTGTGTACTTATTTGTAATGTTTGATGTTGAGCAATTAAGGCAAAAACAAGGAATATTTTCCAATAAAATAGAGTACAGTGATAGCGCGGTAAGCACACTTTGTAGACAAAGGGGGAAAGGAGATGGTTTGTTTCAGGAAAGTGGATCATTTATTAGGAGTCATACATTCTGAAGAGTCGTCATAAAATGGATTATAGTGATTCTACTGTTAATTAAATGTGAGATTTCCTGgagttaaaaaacacacaccaaaaaCTAACAAGCAATGTTTAAAAGAAGTGATGCATATATGCACGTGGATAGAGGATAATAATGTAAGGAATAATTCAAAAAGATATGAAGAGGCATATCTGAACAACCATTCTAGactgatatattattttttatatcaacaaCCTCTAATCCATGTATAGAGTCACGATACCTGTCCCTCTCAGCAATCACGGAACTGATGTGTCTTCTGTGCTCTGATGCACACCCACTGATCCCTTGTTTCTTGGTGcttcattatgacatcatatatgacatGGAACCCTTCTATTGGTCTCCTTATATAATGTCAGTCTATGTTTTATGATGTGTAAACTCTTGTGACATCACAGCcctctgtaaccaatcacaacACAATATAGGCAGGGTATGTACACTTCTTACttgtccttgtttccttgccctgTTATGGTTCttgttacctgagagtgtgtttatGCTTTGTATTGGATTTGCCGTTTTCTGTCCTCGGCTTGTTTGACcattcttgctctctgttatcctgaccttgaCTTTACTATCGactctgtgtatttctgttatcctagaCCTTGTTTCTTCTTAACTCTCTGTCTGCTTGCAGCCACTAACCCAGCCACTGTAAGGACCGGTACGTGCTCCCTTACTGTTTCCTTTAAGTTTGCGTGTTAGGGTATTCCAATTCCTGACATATAGTTAATTTTAGATGATTATTCATGTACTGTAAGGGCGCCATATAATTTGGGACCCACTAAAGAAACCTATCCTAATCTATGTTTTAGGACTCGGATGTCTTTGTAGTAAAGTCTAGAAACCATGTACACAGAAATGTATAACCTTGACTTACACCACTATGAGACAAGGCCCAAGTGGGTTATGTTTCCTGGAATTAAGTGTAAGCATTGGGCCAATCAAAAACCAGCAGAAGATAAAGGTGGATAGAGTGACTATTTCCAGTATGTAGGGGATACGTTTGATCTCCCATATTCTGATGGGCCAGTCAGTGAGTGTCTTGTTGGGTTCTCTCAGAAGGTTAGGGCAGGTAGACATTCTCCTAGTCCTTCTCTCAGTCCcacttgcagacacacaaacacaaacacttttACGctcacaaagacacactcagacatTTACAGTCTCAGAAACTCTCATACATTAACAAGCACACACCACCTGGCTTACTTTCCTTGCTGTGATAAAGGCTCAGTTATAGAAAGGAATAGGCAAGGACCAAGTCCAATGTTACTGATCCAGGAATTTGGCAGATAATATTTCAGagtttttgttatatataatcAGAGAAGAACAGTGCAAAATAAAATCTGCAAAACAGAGCCACATAAATGTGCACGGTAGGAATTTAAACATGTAAGACTACAATAGTTTTACTGTGCTTCTGTGACTATGACAAAAAACGTtgcaattttctgtttttttatttatttctttacaaaCACTTGCACAAAATACTTGCAGGAATAAAATATGACTCCACGGGGCACTGCGATAAATTTAGTCCCATGGCTATGGTCACGACTTTGTGCTTCTACAGTCATGCTATAAAACAGTCATATCTGGGCAATGTGAAGGAGTTACCTGACCACAGACATATTCGAAGCCAGAAGCGTCTGTATAGATGGGGTGTTTATAGTCATTTGACAGATGTTGTTTCATACAAAGTATGGTTCAGGTAGCTTGGGGCTaagttaaaaataaagttttgggtttttacaAATACTATTACAATTAAAGTTACTTCCTCTTTTGGTTGATGTTAGTAAATCAAAATTACTACTCTTACTGGCAGGAAATGCTTCAATGTACCCTTTTCACCACCATTTAGATATTGGTCATGGTTTACTGTTACTGTCAGGGTAAAAGGAAATTCTGTGCAACATAACTATATGCGTTCATTGCACAGTTTATAGCGCAAGCAACTCTGTGTCTACTGGAATACAGAGTCTTGTGTCTGCAGCAAATTGTAAAAATCCTCTTGTTGTCCAAATCCATTTAACGATTGCAGAGCACAAAGCTAAACTTGTTGACCCCCCCTATCTAACATCCAGTAATGCTGAGGGAAAGGATAATGAACTATAAGATTGTATACAGTAATGGTGAGGGAGGGGATAATTAATTATTACATTATACCCATAATATGGCTGATGTCAGCTATTCAGCAGTTCCAGCCATCAGATATGATGAGTGAAACTGTGGCTTCCGCCTTCAGATCAGAATGAGAGGCTCCTGATTGGTGAAGCCTCTTCCTGGTTTTGGATTGCTTCTGCAGCTTGCCAATACCACTTACCTTTAAATGTAAGTATGTTTCTTCCTTTTAATGATTTATATTTGCCTATTTTATAACATTATCTATATAACGCATTAACAAAGGGGGTTACTTCCAGTGTGTATTAAGCCTTTTAAGATGGTACATAGTTGCCATGCAGAAAATATGACACAAATATCTATATCCGTGTGAATATTGTTTTAGGTCGTTAAATTAAACAGTTTAAGATATATATGGCTGTCACGTCTGCACTTTGTATAAATATTGTTTAAAGttgtttatccccttaaggacacatgacatgtgtgacatgtcatgattcccttttattccataagtttggtcctcaaggggttaagtaaTTACACggtattaaaatagaaaaaaaaaatcttaaagtgaACCTCTAAAGCCAGTGATGGCTTCCCTCTTGCTGGCCACATGGACGTTGCTCCCCCCAAGCTGGTTCACCCTAAGGTTCTTGTGCcaccctgtgtttattatatgtaCAGTTGAAGATAGCCCTTGAGTTACGTTTATGTGTACATAATCCCAGTCTAAGAATCTTAAGAAGTACTGTGTTaatgtataattattattttttctttttgtatatgaTTAATTAACCTATAATTCTAGGAAATGCTCCCCGGGACACAAATGAAAACAAGAATAATTAAAATGCTTTTAGCATAATTAGCCCAGTAGCACGAAGGCTAAAATCTCTTGTTCATATTTCTAAAGTTCCAAGAATCCTATGAAATGGTTCTGTGTTCTATGATTTGAGGTAGGGTCTTATTCACCAAATAGCAAAGATTGAAATGAAAACCGAATTTTCTAAATTCTGACTTACACTACCCTACCTCAGCTTGGAACAGGTACCAAATTCTCTTTCATGGCTTCCACTGTTAGAAAGTTTAATTGTTGCATATCTACTAATCTCGGGTCATAGTATTCAGTCTTCTAATGTATAccgtattaattaattaatctgttttttttacacacaggTAACTTTGTTGTcctgtggtcaacctgcagaacATCTGTCTTGAAGTCGGTGACCAACAGATTCATGAAGAACCTGGCTTGCTCTGGGATCTGTGCCAGCTTGGTGTGTGTGCCTTTTGACATTATCCTCAGCGCCAGCCCGCACTGTTGTTGGTGGATATACACACTGCTCTTCTGTAAAACCATCAAGTTTTTACACAAAGTGTTCTGTTCTGTGACCGTTCTCAGCTTTGCCGCCATAGCATTGGATAGGTAAGAACTCTCTTCAACATAAAGACATAATGATCACTTGGTCTTTTAGAATAAAACTATATCTTTAGCCAATGGTATTTTGGGTCCACTATAATTTAATTTTCTTCCTATTCTTAATTTCTATGTATAAGTGGACCATCCATGGTTTGTGTTTGATCCATGGctgatatttttgtttttattaaaaacagcctCTTGCTTGACCATTTTTATGTTCTCTTCTTTTAAAAGGACATGTATCACTTTGAGACAACGGtttcattcaaaagctttagctttgaatgagtcaggtgcctcactctgcaggctgaaaaaagcaggtaaatatgatttatttcatgtttaccggctttttctttcttatgcttCCCACACCTACTCCAGGGTTGTGGCATCTGtatgacagatttacacatgtgcagttggaagatctcttcaccttgcaacatcgtGACAGGGTGCGAAGAAAGGGAGTCTGATAAATGTAATTCTTGCAGAGCAGGCTGCTGTGTGGGGGTCTCTCTCCTGCTGCGGCACAATGAGGCTCTATTTCTGTTATAAGTGGACTGGTGTAAAACTGAGAAGGGTGGTTAAAAGGTGAGGGGGGACTAAATACATTTTCCTAGTTGAGAGGCGTGCCCAATAATGCAAATTGACCAAGTTTATAGTACGTgtgtaaatgtttattacatattttgcTTGCTAGCTTAAAAGATACTTgacaagtgatgcatgtccctttaactctttacCTAAGTGGAGTGCATACGGGAATATGACAACACTTGCCTGGGCTTAGTTTTAATCAGCTTGGCTTTGTTGCAAAGCATGACATGATCAACTCAATAGGAGAAAAACATATCTCTCTGCAACACCAGATAAAAGTGTTATGGAATCAAGCCAAGACTAATACACTATAAAGCAAACATCTCTTAAATCTACAGCATATAACAGAACTATCAACAGCCGATTATAAACAGATTAGCAGGATATCAAATCGAATCCATCAAGTGCGTTACCGTATTTCATAGGTCAATTTGACAAGTCAATGATGTTTTTACGGCTAGACTAAAGAAAAGCTACTGTAAGCTCCAAATATAAACCGTTTTCAAATGTTAATAGCTGAAATCATCACTGTTTTGTTATATACAGCTCTTTGTCTTGAAGCCGCTTTGTTGAATATGCCAAACAATGGGTTTTAGACAAATGTCAGGAGTTGGTGAATTATCATGAGttttaagtgaatttaaaatattaaaaccaaATAAGCCGAATTGACAACATTAACTGACCTTGAGAATTTCTCTGCTGTATTGTGATCCTAAATCTGTAATTCACAGTTTATACTTCTTTAAATAATCCAGTGTTATTCCTAATCTGGCTATAGTAATGTTAATTCAGATGATTATAATTTGGTATGGATGAGTCTGATTCAGTTAATTTGTGAACAAATCAAAATTTCTGTATCAATTAGTTTGACGATTGACGGGAATTTTATTCTGACAAATTGCTTAAAACTATTTTTTGCACGTCTAATATTTATTATGTTGCCCCTCACCAGTTAGTGTTTGATGCATGGCACGGGATTAGATTTTTATGGGCAGCTATTAATGAACACATTTCACAATCAGACAgttataaacaaacaaatacaagtcCAGTGTCAGTAATAACAGGTACCTGTCATGACAAATACAACATGACAAATAACTTAAATGATAGAGAATCAAATTTAATTGATAAATTGTGCTAGCAGAATTGCTAGCAAAACTCTATCTATGTTTCTGTAAAATCAAAGAAtgaacacaccttgacacatgcataCACCGGCATTTACACCCCACGCCCCCCCAGACGCACAacttgaaacacagatacacacaccctacacacacaaacactgacacatgcacacactatgacacagacactgacaaacacacacacaaagatgcaCATCATGACATACTGCAGTGCACACGCATACACAGgtgcacatcctgacacacagatgcacacacacattgacatgcagatacacatacttatatatgcacacacacacagttacacagactgacacatgcacacatcttgacacagacacagagacaaacacacacacaatctgaaacACACATAAACGCATATGTTATAATTCTTATATTTGCAGCCCTCCTGTTAGCGTACCTTTTGTGTCTAGGAGGGTGGCTCACTTGGGGTCCTGCTGCTGGCTGATGGGAATGTGGGGTCTGCATCAACTCACTCATTGCTCCTCTTCCTTCATGCTGCCTGTACTGCCGCCGACGCtgtctctgcctgtgtgactgcctccTCTCCCAGCAGCGCAGAGCTCTCTGCAgaaaactgggaggaagtgatcagattatcacttcctcccagctggccaATACTACAGGGGCCTGGTCATGGTcttaaagcgctacagaattttctggcgctatataaataataaaatacctaataataaaataataataaagggtgGCGGCaccagaccgggcccctgttcagcaataaAGCAGTAatatccattgggtggccctaagtgcatgggccacacgATGGGTGTGCGGGCCACCACTGCTGCAAAGGTAAGCTTGTATGCCtccttcctctctccctcccttccttatCTGAGCCCTGCCAGCCCTCCCTGCTTTTtcggtatgtatttttttatccACTCCcaacttcctccctcccctgctcgaCTCAGAGCATTGCCAAAGCGTAGTGAACAAAATCACTAATGTAATAACTAATAAACATGTAATAACTTAAAAAACTTATATTGAAAAATGGTTAGATTAGCACTGTGCGATGCATGTATCCGATGGCGAGAAAGCTACTGAGTTATTTATGATCCTGTATATTGGTACTTGTAAATGTGacaagtttttttattttgttgcaggTATTACTCGGTCTTGTACCCATTAGAAAGAAAGATCTCGGATGCCAAAGCCAGAGACTTGCTGATCTACATCTGGGCTCATGCTGTTGTTGCCAGCATCCCAGTGTTTGCTGTGACGAACGTGACTGACATTTATGCCATGTCCACTTGCTCCCAGTCATGGGGTTACTCTTTGGGACACCTTGTCTATGTTCTAGTGTACAACGTCACTACGGTGCTAGTACCCGTTGCTGTTGTTTTCCTTTTAATGCTTCTCATCCGAAGAGCACTGAGTGCGAGTCAAAAAAAGAAAGTGATCATAGCAGCTCTGAGAACACCCCAAAATACCATATCAATCCCATATGTTTCCCAAAAAGAGGCCGAACTTCATGCCATGTTACTGTCCATGGTCCTGATCTTCATTCTCTGCAGTGTTCCTTACGTGACCTTGGTTATATACCGCACTGTGCTCAACGTTTCTCAAATCTCAGACTTTTTAATGCTCACTGCCATCTGGTTGCCTAAGGTTTCCTTGGTCACCAACCCCCTACTTTTCTTGACTGTGAACAAATCTGTACGCAAGTGTGTGGTGGGCACCATTGTACAGCTGCACCGCAGGTATAGCAGGAGAAACGTGGTCAGTCTTGGCTCGGTAGCAGAGGTGAACTTGGAGCCTAGTGTGCGCTCAGGTAGCCAGCTTCTCGAGATGTTCCACATTGGACAGCAGCAGATCTTCAAGTCTGTTGAAGAGGATGATGATAATGAGATCAAGTCTGAAGGTGCCAGAAACTACAAAGTGAAAGAGGCATTACCCAGTACCAGCAACGCGGTGGAGGAAACTCTCGTACAGAGGTTCATTCCGCAGAGCGCAGAATCTGCGTCCCAAGTTGCACCCTTAATGCCCGGTGAGGCAGAGGTGCTTAATGACAAATATTCCATGCAGTTTGGGTTTGGACCTTTTGAGTTACCCCCTCAGTGGCTTTCTGATAAACGGAATAGCAAGAAGCGCCTTTTGCCCCCACTGGGAAATACCCCAGAGGAGTTAATCCAGACTAAACAACCCAAGTGCAGAACTGAACGTAAAATTAGCAGGAATAATAAAGTGTGCATTTATCCTAAAGTTGATTCCTAGTCCAGCACAACTCTTTGTCTCCAAGAGAGATCCTATGGATCTACACGCCAAGCTTGTTAAACGTGCCAAAACGTGTACATAACAGGACGAAGATGCACAATCAAAGTGTTCCTTAATAACCTGGGCAAACCTTTCAGAActgtaataaataaacaaaactgtttcataatttttttctgaTGCTGGGAAACTGAGACAATTTCTAAATAACAGAATACGGCTGTTTTTTGgggttcttttttttattttttttgcagttttcaaGCTTTCTTAGCCCTGCACAAATACAGCCATCTCACAACAACACATTAATGGCTCAGGTTAATTTAAGCTcacatgtgaatttcaaattattgaCACAATCTAGCACCAGTTCTGTTTTGTTTGATAACAACGTCTGTGCTCTTTATAGAGAGGTCTTCTCTCTTGTTTTTAACTGTAAATCTGCAGTACAGACCAGGTAGTGCTGCCACGAAGTGGTTGCAGAAGGTAATGCGTTTCCGGGCCACATTGGTTACAGTATTTCTAAGAAATGTTGATGTTAGAATAATATGTGTAAAAAGTTATCTTGGTACACTAATGGTATAGTAACCCTGCAAAACGTGTTTTGTAAACTCAAAGTTTTCTGCCTAAGATTAAATTACACAGTGGTTCTTAACCCCCGCATTGGGACCCAAAAATAGATTTTAGGGTTAAGAAAAAGCACATTATACTCATGATAACTAGAGGAGGACAAATAGACCCAAATGATGCCCTTCTCCTTCCTTCATGCATTGTGTGCCTGACTGTGCCTGTAATGAACTCAATTCTAAATCTTTGtaatatgcatttaaaagaaaatggaggattgtataaaaaaaaaatgaattaacacAAGTTACTGTTAATTTTTCATGAATAATTCAATTGTCTAATTTCCAAAGAAGTAGCAGTTCCCTTATAAGAACTTTTGTCCTAGCATAACAACAGAACTATTCATTTCTATATCCTGCTTGTgtggtttttatatatttttaatatgcatACCATTGTTCGCTCACTTCCTACTGACTTTAATGATCCAGATTAGTGATTACGAAGTGATTGAACTAATGCAGTCCGATTCTAGGTTATAAACAAATCACAAGTAGCAGAGTAAGGAATAAATTGATCTAGAAAAGCTGGAACCACAGATTCACTGTACCATGGATCCTTCTTTTTCGATGGGTCTCATTTATATCGGGTTGTTTGTGAGGTTAAAATCTGTTATTTTTCTGGTGTCACTTAGTTATGACAAAACCCTCTAGGCCGCCAGATACTTAACATCTGTACGCCCATTAGTCCTCTGTACTGTGAGATTGGTTGCTCTCCGAACCGATGCCTTAGTGCATTTCTCTGTTAAGCGTTTCGTCAATGTGAATTTCAGTAGGTTCTACAAAAGAACTAGcaatattttatttgtgtattctACTAAGCCTTTGCTGTGTGAATCTTGCTTTTAAAACAAAGTCCGCGCTAACCCGTTTTTAAAGACAGGATGAGCTGTATAACTTTTCTAACTtaactttttatatttaaagagaGCAAAGATGCTCAAACACATCAACACTCCTTGGGAGCAGAGAGAGAGGGGTAACACTGCATGGTGGCTGATGTCTGAATGCATGTCCACTGGTTCCGAGGCACTGTGACTTTAATAATGCCAGTAACATGTATAATCTGATGTGCAGTATTAATGcagtgaggaaggggaacagtcgAAAAACTTGGTCTATCATCACCT
It encodes the following:
- the GPR176 gene encoding G-protein coupled receptor 176, whose product is MGDNGSWSFRNRSDLSFYQSATRSLEIRNVSLSHVMWGNRSASDGLSYRHFTISVQVVIFIGSLLGNFVVLWSTCRTSVLKSVTNRFMKNLACSGICASLVCVPFDIILSASPHCCWWIYTLLFCKTIKFLHKVFCSVTVLSFAAIALDRYYSVLYPLERKISDAKARDLLIYIWAHAVVASIPVFAVTNVTDIYAMSTCSQSWGYSLGHLVYVLVYNVTTVLVPVAVVFLLMLLIRRALSASQKKKVIIAALRTPQNTISIPYVSQKEAELHAMLLSMVLIFILCSVPYVTLVIYRTVLNVSQISDFLMLTAIWLPKVSLVTNPLLFLTVNKSVRKCVVGTIVQLHRRYSRRNVVSLGSVAEVNLEPSVRSGSQLLEMFHIGQQQIFKSVEEDDDNEIKSEGARNYKVKEALPSTSNAVEETLVQRFIPQSAESASQVAPLMPGEAEVLNDKYSMQFGFGPFELPPQWLSDKRNSKKRLLPPLGNTPEELIQTKQPKCRTERKISRNNKVCIYPKVDS